The Breoghania sp. L-A4 sequence TGTCCGGCGGCAGGCCGTCCAGCACCCGGGCGACCTCCGCGTTGGCAGCCTCATACAACGGCGCGAACGCCGCCTGCCCGGCATCACTCAGCGACAGCAGGACCTGGCGGCGGTCGTCCGCGCTGGCATGCGCGTCCACCAGCCCGCGATCGCGAAACGTCTTCAGCATGCGGCTGAGATAGCCCGCGTCGAGGCCCAGCATCTCGCGCAAGTCGCGCGCCGCAACACTGCCCTCGCCCCGGGCCAGTTCGTAGAGCACGCGGACCTCCGCGAGCGAATAGGCGCTGCCCAGGTGACCCTCGTCCAGCGCACCCACAAAGCGGGTGTAGAACCGGTTGAAGGCGCGCATCGCCTCCACATCGGCGCGCGGCGGACCATCGTGCATGCGTCAGCTCCAGACAGATCCCATATCGTTGTAAAAGCATCATAATTGATTGACTTAGTCAACAAACAAGCGATCCCGAAGCCCCGCCCCGATCTTTCCGGCGGGAAACGCACACGGACCGGAAGCCGACGCGCGCGCGGTGCGCTATATCGGAGGTACGACAAAGGATGGGATGGGATATGGAACCGATTGTCTTCGTGCCGGGGCTGCTGTGCACCGAGATCCTCTACGCGCCGCAGCTGGCCGCCTTTGGCGACCGGCCGCTGATGGTCGCCGATCATCGCGGCCATGAGACCATGGCAAAAATCGCCGCCGCCATTCTGGTTCAGGCGCCCGAGCGCTTTGCGCTCGTCGGGCTGTCGATGGGCGGCTATGTGGCCATGGAGATCATGCGCCAGGCGGCAGACCGCGTATCGCGCCTGGCGCTGCTGGACACCGCCGCGCGCGCCGACACGCCGGAGCAGACCGCGCGCCGCGAGACGCTGGTCGGTATCACCAAAAAGGGTCAGTTCAACCGCATCGTGCCGCTACTGCACCCAAGCCTGGTGCACCCGGACCGGGTGGCGGACGCGGATCTGCGCGGCGCCACCGAGGAGATGGCCCGCGACACCGGGCCCGAAGCCTTCCTGCGCCAACAGGCGGCGATCATCGCCCGGCCCGACTCGCGCGCCTCGCTCGCCAATGTCACCTGTCCGGCACTGGTGCTCGTTGGCGATGCCGACGCGCTGACGCCGCCCGAGCGCGCGCAGGAAATGCACGCGATCATCCCGGGCTCGCGGCTGGAGGTGGTTCCCCATTGCGGCCATCTCTCGACGCTCGAACGCCCCGAGGTGGTAACAAGCGCCTTGCGCGGGTGGCTCGATGCCTGAGCCTCGCATTCCGCGTCATTTCATCAAGACATAGCTTCCCGGCGCATCCATCAGCGGCGGATAACCGGCGTCGGCGCGACCCGTTTCTGGCGGCGGCACCTGAGCGGAGGAATGCTCGGTCAGCCATGCCGCCCAGGCCTCCCACCAGGATCCCTCGCGCTGCTCCGCCGCCTCGCTCCAGCCCTCGGGATCGAGAAAGCCGTCGTGCGCCGGTTGCGTCATGATCTTGTAGGAGCGGTGCTTGTGGCCCGGCTCGGACACGATACCGGCATTGTGGCCGCCCGTGGTCAGCACGAAGGTCAGCTCGGAATCCGCAAGATGCGTGATCTTGTGCACCGAACGCCAGGGCGCGACATGATCGCTTTCTGTGCCGACCACGAAGAACGGGGCGGATATGTCCTCCACCACGACGGGCTCCGCTCCGACATGATAGCGCCCCGCGGCGAAATCATTGTCGAGAAACAGCTGGCGCAGGTATTCCGAATGCATGCGGTATGGCATCCGGGTGGCGTCGGCGTTCCACGCCATCAGATCGAACATCGCCGGGCGCTCGCCCATGAGATACTCGCGGATGCTGCGCGACCAGATCAAATCGTTGGAGCGCAGCAACTGGAAGGCGCCCGCCATCTGCTTTGTGTCGAGAAAACCCTGCTCCCACATCATGTCCTCGAGAAAGCTGACCTGACTCTCGTCGATGAACAGCGTCAGTTCGCCCGCTTCGGTGAAATCGGTCTGCGCGGCAAACAGCGACACTGTCGCGAGCCGGTCGTCGCCGAAGCGCGCCATGGCGGCGGCGGCGATCGCCAGCAACGTACCCCCCAGACAGTAGCCAACCGCATGCACCTTGGCGTCCGGCACGATGGCGCCCACTACCTCGAGCGCCGCCATCACGCCGAGGCGGCGATAGGCCTCCAGTCCGAAGTCGCGCTCGCTCGGGCCAGGATTCTTCCAGGAGACCATGAACACCGTGTGGCCCTGCTCGACCAGGTATCTGACCATCGAGTTTTCCGGCGACAGATCGAGAATGTAGTATTTCATGATCCAGGCCGGCACGATCAGCACCGGTTCGCGCGCCACCGTCTTGGTCGTTGGCGTGTACTGGATCAACTCGATCAGGTCGTTGCGGTAGACCACCTTGCCGGGCGTGACCGCCAGCGTCTCGCCGACCTGAAAATCTTCAGTGCCGACCGGCGGCTTGTTGCCAAGCCAGCGCTCCCAGTCGTCGATCAGGTTCTCGTAACCCCGCACCAGGTTGCGCCCGCCCTCCGCGCGCGTCCTTTCCAGCACCTCCGGGTTGGTCAGAAGGCTGTTGGACGGCGAAAACACGTCGAGGATCTGCCGGGTGACGAATTCCACGACCTTCTCGTGATGCACCGAGACCCCGCGAACACCGGTGACCGCGTTATGCCACCATTGCTGATTGAGCAGGAACGACTGGTGGATCAGGTTGAAGGGAAATCTGTCCCAGGCGGGATCGGAGAAACGTTTGTCCTGCGGCAGCGGTTCGATGCAACGCGCCGAGCTGCTCCCCGACAGGCAAGTGGCCGCGAATTGCGACATCCGGACGGACTTGCGCAGCGCCTTCTCCGCAAGCCGCATCTGCTTGCCGGGCGAGGCGGCGATATGGCTGAACCAATCGAAATAGGCCTGGGCCAATGAGCTGGGGGAGATGCCGAGCGTCGCTCGCGCAATGCCCGCGCGGAACGCCCGATCCGCCACCTCGGCGAAGGCGCGCGCGGAGTAACTGTCCGCCTCGTCAAGCGGCGGCTGCGGCGCAACGGCCCGGCCCGCGCCGATCGGAAACGGATACAATTCAGCGGCGCGCGCCGGTGTTTCGATCAACTCTGTCTTGCTCACCATGGTCCCAGTCCTCATCGCCCGCGATCACTCGCCAGCCTGCACGCAAAACAATGGCGCCATGACGACACCACGCTCCAGATCGACGCCGTCCCCGCAATGAGCCTCGCGCCCGCGGCGAAACCGATCATAAACCTTGCAACGCTCGTTCCCTTGCTTTGGATCAATTGCACAAATTCAATGCAACAGGCGCAAGACATGCGCAAATATTGGATATCGAAAATAGTCAAGAAACAATTTGTCGCACAGGAAGCGCAAAAATCAGCAAAAGAGAGACGATTACTCTTGATTCACATCAAAGATAATCTGGTACAATCGGGCCACCTTGAGTAACGGCGATCGGACAGCGGTCGTTGGCGCTCAGTAACTGTTTCACAACACAACAAAACGGCGAAAAATTTCGTAAAAGACAGCCCCTGCCACCGGAAATGCCACACGGATGTCATGTTGTCTTGGCGTGATGGCGGGCGGAAAGTCCGATTGTGAAGCATGAATACCAAGACCCGCATGCGTCAAGCGGGCGCCAACGAATGCGCGGCAACGCCCGCGCGCCAGAAGATTTCATCCGCAACGGGAAGGAGGCCGTCATGGCACGCAAACCGACATCCGCAAGCAAGGATCCCAGCGTCATCCCCATGCCCTGGCTCGACTCCGCGTGGGCCGAAAGCGCCGACCGCTATGGCAGCCGCTTCGCCGACACGGTTTCCACCGGCAGCCGCGAAACGATCAACTGTCTCGAAAGCATGGTCGACGACCAGTTGGCCTTCATGAAGCAGCGGCTGAAAGCCGACTTCGAATGCGCCAAGACCCTGTCCGAATGCCGTGAGCCGAACGACGCCGCGAAGGTGATCACCGATTTCTGGCAAACGCTTTTCACCGACTACGCCAAGGCCACGGAAAAGGCCGGCGAGCAGATGAACAAGTGCATGGCGGAAGCCTGGACCACCACGACGGCGGTAACGGAAACGGCGATGGAGGCTGCCAATTCGGCCGAGGAAGCCATCACGTCGATGGCCAAGAAGACAGCCGCTTAAGAGGCCGCATCCGAAAGACCGGTCCATCACGGGAACGGACCCGATCCGGGGCGCTGGCGGCTCGCCGCCGCGCTCCGTGTCATGGCCCATCAGTCGTGGCCCATCAGTTATTGTCTTCGGGCAGGGTCGGCAGCGGCAGAATATCGATGCCTTCCTCTCGCAGCTCGTGCGCCTCCCGGGCGCTGGTCTCGCCGTGGATACCGCGCTTCTCGGCCTCGCCGTAATGCATCTTGCGCGCTTCTTCCGCGAACCCCGTGCCCACGTTCTCGGTGTTGCGGATCACCGTGTCGCGCAGGGCGCGCATCATGGCCGCCACCTCGCTGCGCCGCGGATCGGCAGCCGCGAGGCTTGCAGCCGGCGAAGGGACCGGGACCTGCGGCGGCGTATCCGCCTCGGCTTCGTCGATTCCCGCGGTGCCGGATGC is a genomic window containing:
- a CDS encoding alpha/beta fold hydrolase, giving the protein MEPIVFVPGLLCTEILYAPQLAAFGDRPLMVADHRGHETMAKIAAAILVQAPERFALVGLSMGGYVAMEIMRQAADRVSRLALLDTAARADTPEQTARRETLVGITKKGQFNRIVPLLHPSLVHPDRVADADLRGATEEMARDTGPEAFLRQQAAIIARPDSRASLANVTCPALVLVGDADALTPPERAQEMHAIIPGSRLEVVPHCGHLSTLERPEVVTSALRGWLDA
- a CDS encoding alpha/beta fold hydrolase produces the protein MVSKTELIETPARAAELYPFPIGAGRAVAPQPPLDEADSYSARAFAEVADRAFRAGIARATLGISPSSLAQAYFDWFSHIAASPGKQMRLAEKALRKSVRMSQFAATCLSGSSSARCIEPLPQDKRFSDPAWDRFPFNLIHQSFLLNQQWWHNAVTGVRGVSVHHEKVVEFVTRQILDVFSPSNSLLTNPEVLERTRAEGGRNLVRGYENLIDDWERWLGNKPPVGTEDFQVGETLAVTPGKVVYRNDLIELIQYTPTTKTVAREPVLIVPAWIMKYYILDLSPENSMVRYLVEQGHTVFMVSWKNPGPSERDFGLEAYRRLGVMAALEVVGAIVPDAKVHAVGYCLGGTLLAIAAAAMARFGDDRLATVSLFAAQTDFTEAGELTLFIDESQVSFLEDMMWEQGFLDTKQMAGAFQLLRSNDLIWSRSIREYLMGERPAMFDLMAWNADATRMPYRMHSEYLRQLFLDNDFAAGRYHVGAEPVVVEDISAPFFVVGTESDHVAPWRSVHKITHLADSELTFVLTTGGHNAGIVSEPGHKHRSYKIMTQPAHDGFLDPEGWSEAAEQREGSWWEAWAAWLTEHSSAQVPPPETGRADAGYPPLMDAPGSYVLMK
- a CDS encoding phasin family protein, with the protein product MARKPTSASKDPSVIPMPWLDSAWAESADRYGSRFADTVSTGSRETINCLESMVDDQLAFMKQRLKADFECAKTLSECREPNDAAKVITDFWQTLFTDYAKATEKAGEQMNKCMAEAWTTTTAVTETAMEAANSAEEAITSMAKKTAA
- a CDS encoding DUF1178 family protein → MIHFALVCDGGHAFDAWFRNAGDFDAQARAGHLVCPVCASADVRKALMAPNVSTARKKAAAQQEAGGVRASGTAGIDEAEADTPPQVPVPSPAASLAAADPRRSEVAAMMRALRDTVIRNTENVGTGFAEEARKMHYGEAEKRGIHGETSAREAHELREEGIDILPLPTLPEDNN